From Geovibrio ferrireducens, one genomic window encodes:
- the flgC gene encoding flagellar basal body rod protein FlgC, whose translation MSFMHVMDVSATGLSAQRIRIGAISSNLANAQTTRTADGGPYQRKDVVFEQVMKGEYAGGVRVQRVIDDEKPPVLKYEPDHPDANEEGYVAYPNVNPIEEMVNMLEASKSYEANATVFETAKQLALRALEIGRA comes from the coding sequence ATGAGCTTTATGCATGTGATGGATGTTTCCGCGACGGGGCTTTCCGCGCAGAGAATAAGAATAGGCGCAATCTCCTCCAACCTTGCCAACGCGCAAACCACAAGAACGGCGGACGGCGGCCCTTATCAGCGCAAAGATGTTGTTTTCGAACAGGTTATGAAAGGCGAATACGCAGGCGGCGTACGCGTTCAGAGAGTTATAGATGACGAGAAACCGCCTGTGCTGAAATATGAACCCGACCACCCCGATGCGAATGAGGAAGGCTACGTGGCATATCCCAACGTTAACCCCATCGAGGAGATGGTAAATATGCTTGAAGCGTCAAAAAGCTATGAGGCGAACGCAACGGTTTTTGAAACAGCCAAACAGCTTGCCTTAAGGGCACTTGAAATAGGCAGGGCATAG